AGGGGGATCTGGAGGCGAGCAGACGCGACTGCTTCGAGGCGCTCGCGCGCTGGCAGGAACTCGGCTACAAGGCGGAGATGGTCGAGGGACTTCAGGTTCTGGCCGGGGTGGCCGCAGCGCTGCGGAAGCCGGAGGTCGCTGCCCGCCTGCTCGGCGCCGTGGCCGCGATCCGTGCCGCCACGCGCTCCCCCGGAGCCGCCTCCGTGCACCCCGAGTTCCGCCGCCTGATCGAGTCTGCCCGCGCCAGCCTGTCCCCGACCGCCTGGCAGGCTGCCTGGCAGGCAGGCCAGACCGCATCCCTGCCCCAACTCCTCGACGACGTCCAGCGCGCGTTGGGGCAGGAGTGAGGCGTCATGCGTCAACCGTCAACCGTCAACCGTCATGCGTCCTGCTCCCCTCTCCCCTGGTGGGCTCCGTGCGAGAGGGGCTGGGGGTGAGGGGGACGGATGACGGATGACGGATGACGTGTTCTACTCCACCGCCAGGTCGTTGACGATCTCGCGGGCGGCGTGGAGCCACTGGTAGTCCGTGTCGTCGGGCACGGAGCAGCCGTTGGCCAGGATGAACTTGCGCCCGCCGGTCTGGCGGATGGCGTCCTGGGCCTCCTCACGAATCTTCTCCACCGGCCCGTTCGAGAGGGCGCCGAACTCGTGCCAGCCACCCATCAGGCACTTGCTGGTCTTGGTGCGGGCCTCGCGCAGGCTGGGGCCGGCGAGGCGGTCGCTCCAGCTCAGCACCTGGACCGGATAGTCGAGCACGTCGTCGAAGAACAGGTCGCGGTCGCCGTGCACGTGGAGCACGTTCAGCCAGCCGTCGATCGCGCCCTGGAGGGCGAGGAGGTCATACGGGCGTCCCACCTCGCGGTACAGCTCGCGGCTCATGATGGCGCTCGTGCAGCCCTGCAGCGCGAAGAAGACGCCGTCGGCACCGGCGTCAATGCAGTCCTGGATGTGGGCGCGCAGGTTCTGGGCGTAGGTCGCCAGCGCCTGGTGGACGAAGGTGGGGTGCTCCTGGAGGTGCCGCAGGAACAGGTCGCGCGATTCGGCGGCGTACATTGCCTCCGCCAGGGGGCTGAACACCGTCATGATGATCGGCACATCGAAGCCGACCATGTCGCGGAGTGCCCGGATGGCCATGGCGCGCTGGGTGAAGTAACGCGAGCGCTCCTGGTCGATCGGCTCGACCAGCAGCCAGTCATCCGGCTTGGTGATCGAGCGGCGTGGGAACGGGTAGGGGATATCCGGCATGATCTTGAGGATGTCGAGGTCGAAGGTGGCCTCGAAGAAGTTGAAGGTAGCCTCAGCCAGCCGGCGCCCGGACCCCTCGGGGCGGAAGTGGTGCCAGAAACAGACGGGGACGCGGTCAACCTCTTCGCCGTTGACGGCGGCCATGATGCGCTCGGTCTTGGTCATCTCCTCGACGAATGCCATAACCGCACTCCCTTTCCCTGGTCCGTGCTGGCGGCCGGCCAGCGCGGTGCGTAGCCGGTGTCATTGACGGCAGTGAGCGGGTCCCGCTTCTGTGCGGCCCGGCGCACGCCGCACCACGCGCCGCATCTTAGCATGGGCGCCGAAACCCCGCACCGCCTGTCCGCCCGGGTGGACGGCACAAAAGGGAACGCCCCGGTCGGGGGGCCGGGGCGTCGTCAGGGGGAGGGAAGGGCACGGATCGGGTCTCCGGGGGAAGAACCCTGTGCACTCACGTGCGCTTCACTACCTACAACGTCACGGGAGCCGAAATTGTTACCGCGGGTTTCAACTCGGTGTGCCGACGCGCGGGAGCAGTCGGGAGCGGCGGAGAATTCGAGCGGGAGCGCGCTGGTGTGACCCGTTTGGGGCGGGGCGTCAGTGTCCCTGTCCCAGGCGGATGCCGCGACCGGGGAGCGTAAGGGAGAGGAGCATCTCCCCATCAGGGTCGAGCACCGAGAGCGCGTCGTGGTCGGCGTTGCCCACCTCGTGGACGACGAGGTGCCCGGTTGGCGTCACCAGGACACCGGCCACGGGCTGACCGGCGAGCAGGTGACCGACGACCTGGAGCGAATCGGTGTCGATCACCAGCACGCCATCCCCGGGGTTGCTGCCGCTGCTCGCGGGGACGAGATAGAGCGAGCTTCCGTCGGGCGCGATCGTCACGCCCGGCTCGATCAAGACACCAGCCGCGGCCTGTGGCGCGACCCAGCCGAAGATCCAGTCGAAGAATCGATCAAACGTCGAGGGCGGGTCACCGGGATCCGGGGCCAGGTTCGCGGTGCGGAGCAGGTTGCCGTCGAGCAGGTCGATCTCGGCCACGTGGCGGGTCGCGGTGTTGACCGCGTAGAAGTGTCGGCCGTCGGGGGCAGCGACACCGTCGACGTACTGCGGCGCGTCCCCGGCGACCGCCGCCAGCGACACCTGGTGGACAACTGCCCCGGCGATCGGGTCCCAGATCACCAGCGCGGGCTGGCTGAGCGATCCGCGGGGCATGCAAAGGCTGTAGTGCAGCGGGTCTGCCCCGGGTATGGCGCCGGCCGGGCCAGGGTAGGGGAGGACA
This genomic window from Sphaerobacter thermophilus DSM 20745 contains:
- a CDS encoding uroporphyrinogen decarboxylase family protein, with the translated sequence MAFVEEMTKTERIMAAVNGEEVDRVPVCFWHHFRPEGSGRRLAEATFNFFEATFDLDILKIMPDIPYPFPRRSITKPDDWLLVEPIDQERSRYFTQRAMAIRALRDMVGFDVPIIMTVFSPLAEAMYAAESRDLFLRHLQEHPTFVHQALATYAQNLRAHIQDCIDAGADGVFFALQGCTSAIMSRELYREVGRPYDLLALQGAIDGWLNVLHVHGDRDLFFDDVLDYPVQVLSWSDRLAGPSLREARTKTSKCLMGGWHEFGALSNGPVEKIREEAQDAIRQTGGRKFILANGCSVPDDTDYQWLHAAREIVNDLAVE